From one Nonomuraea polychroma genomic stretch:
- a CDS encoding pyridoxal phosphate-dependent aminotransferase, which translates to MRISHRAQAVAPFFAMEFGKHAATLESQGHHVIKLNIGEPDFGAPPAVLNAMREAMDGRPMPYTAALGLPELRQAIARFYLNEHDVEVDPSRVVVTAGASAALVLATAALVNTGDEVLIADPSYPCNRQIVESFGAHVTLIPATAETRFQLDAASVKSNWTDRTRGIMIATPSNPTGTSVPADELAMICELARERDAWRIVDEIYLNLSDHDNQGRPPQSVLSFDPDAVVINSFSKYFGMTGWRLGWCVVPEILVPAMERLAQNYFLCASAPAQHAALACFTPDSLAVCEERRVEFAKRRALVLEGLSRIGLPVPVPPDGAFYAYFDVSHTGLTSWQFCERALHEAHVALTPGRDFGTHTAETHVRLSYAVSTDDLHEGIARLGKFVATLR; encoded by the coding sequence GTGAGGATTTCGCACCGCGCGCAGGCTGTCGCCCCGTTCTTCGCGATGGAGTTCGGCAAACACGCCGCAACGCTGGAGTCCCAGGGTCACCACGTCATCAAGCTCAACATCGGCGAACCGGACTTCGGCGCACCCCCGGCCGTCCTGAACGCGATGCGCGAGGCCATGGACGGCAGGCCCATGCCCTACACCGCGGCACTCGGGCTGCCCGAACTCAGGCAGGCGATCGCGCGGTTCTACCTGAACGAGCACGACGTCGAGGTCGACCCTTCACGGGTCGTCGTGACGGCAGGAGCCTCGGCCGCCTTGGTGCTGGCCACCGCGGCACTCGTCAACACCGGTGACGAGGTGCTGATCGCAGACCCGTCGTACCCCTGCAACCGGCAGATCGTCGAAAGCTTCGGCGCCCACGTCACGCTCATCCCCGCCACAGCCGAGACCCGCTTCCAACTGGACGCGGCATCGGTGAAGTCGAACTGGACGGACAGGACCCGCGGGATCATGATCGCCACCCCGTCGAACCCGACGGGCACCTCGGTTCCGGCCGACGAGCTGGCAATGATCTGCGAACTCGCACGCGAGCGTGATGCGTGGCGCATCGTCGACGAGATCTACCTCAACCTGAGCGACCACGACAACCAGGGCCGGCCACCGCAGAGCGTGCTGTCGTTCGATCCCGACGCCGTCGTCATCAACAGCTTCTCGAAGTACTTCGGCATGACCGGCTGGCGACTCGGATGGTGCGTCGTTCCGGAGATCCTCGTGCCGGCGATGGAGCGCCTGGCCCAGAACTACTTCCTGTGCGCGTCCGCGCCCGCCCAGCACGCGGCTCTGGCCTGCTTCACCCCCGACTCCCTGGCGGTCTGCGAGGAACGCCGCGTCGAGTTCGCCAAGCGGCGCGCGCTCGTCCTCGAGGGGCTGTCGCGGATCGGGCTGCCGGTGCCCGTCCCGCCCGACGGCGCGTTCTACGCGTACTTCGACGTCAGTCACACCGGGCTCACCTCCTGGCAGTTCTGCGAGCGAGCGCTGCACGAGGCACACGTGGCCCTCACCCCGGGGAGAGATTTCGGCACACACACTGCGGAGACACACGTCCGTCTGTCGTACGCGGTGTCAACCGACGATCTCCACGAAGGGATCGCCCGGCTTGGGAAGTTCGTGGCGACTCTTCGATGA
- a CDS encoding MarR family winged helix-turn-helix transcriptional regulator, protein MQPVLTGDLDTGTLALFVGFAAAEVVQQSLADQGFAGLRFAHGYVFQHLVGGDGPTVGELAPKLGVTQQAASKAVAELERLGYVERHADPGDARIRRAHLTRRGQEAVAAARRAREALEARLAGRGGKRRLEECRALLAELLDELGGAPAVRHREVRPPR, encoded by the coding sequence ATGCAGCCTGTCCTGACCGGTGATCTGGACACCGGGACGCTCGCCCTGTTCGTGGGCTTCGCGGCCGCCGAGGTCGTGCAGCAGAGCCTGGCCGACCAGGGCTTCGCAGGGCTGCGGTTCGCGCACGGGTACGTCTTCCAGCACCTCGTCGGCGGCGACGGCCCCACGGTGGGCGAGCTGGCCCCCAAACTGGGCGTCACCCAGCAGGCCGCGTCGAAGGCCGTCGCCGAGCTCGAACGCCTCGGCTACGTGGAACGCCACGCCGACCCGGGTGATGCCCGGATCCGGCGGGCGCACCTGACGCGGCGGGGCCAGGAGGCCGTGGCGGCGGCGCGGCGGGCACGGGAGGCGCTAGAGGCGCGGCTGGCCGGGCGCGGCGGGAAGCGGCGGCTGGAGGAGTGCCGGGCGCTGCTCGCGGAGTTGCTGGACGAGCTGGGCGGTGCCCCGGCCGTGCGGCATCGCGAGGTCAGGCCACCTCGGTAG
- a CDS encoding PPOX class F420-dependent oxidoreductase → MTTMTANEWRSFVTAGTRLAHIALTRADGRPHVTPVCFILDGDELAFVLSPGSVKGKSLARDQRIAVCVSDERQPFSFVTIEGHARTSAEPDQIKRIAAGIADRYYPDQSAEDVAESFVQEGFTAVRISISNVIARSGLG, encoded by the coding sequence ATGACAACAATGACCGCCAACGAATGGCGATCCTTCGTCACAGCGGGAACAAGGCTTGCCCACATAGCCCTCACCCGCGCCGACGGGCGACCCCATGTCACCCCGGTCTGCTTCATCCTCGACGGCGATGAACTCGCCTTCGTCCTTTCGCCCGGGAGCGTCAAAGGCAAGAGCCTGGCCCGTGACCAGCGCATCGCAGTCTGCGTCAGCGATGAGCGGCAACCCTTCAGCTTCGTGACCATCGAAGGACATGCACGAACCTCTGCCGAGCCAGACCAGATCAAACGCATCGCCGCGGGCATCGCCGACCGCTACTACCCCGATCAATCCGCAGAGGACGTCGCTGAATCATTCGTACAAGAAGGCTTCACCGCAGTTCGCATCAGCATCAGCAACGTCATCGCCCGATCGGGCCTCGGCTGA
- a CDS encoding DUF2255 family protein yields MTAWTDDELTAIGETDELDLASRRDDGTLRRPVTMWVVRVGDDLYVRCMNGRSGAWYRGAQTRRQGRISAGGVQADVTFEDADHALDDEIDEVYRTKYRRYGANVIGGVVNPESRAATIKLVPER; encoded by the coding sequence ATGACCGCCTGGACCGACGACGAACTCACCGCGATCGGCGAGACGGACGAACTGGACCTCGCCTCCCGCCGCGACGACGGCACGCTGCGGCGGCCCGTGACGATGTGGGTTGTCCGCGTCGGCGACGACCTGTACGTCCGTTGCATGAACGGCCGCTCCGGCGCCTGGTACCGCGGCGCCCAGACCCGCCGCCAAGGCCGCATCTCGGCCGGCGGCGTGCAGGCGGACGTCACGTTCGAAGACGCCGACCATGCCCTCGACGACGAGATCGACGAGGTCTACCGCACCAAGTACCGCCGTTACGGCGCCAACGTCATCGGCGGCGTCGTGAACCCTGAGTCGCGAGCCGCGACGATCAAGCTCGTTCCCGAGAGGTGA
- a CDS encoding L-aspartate oxidase, producing the protein MWLSSFGAGHTFDWSSTAQSRGHAVEWMSQITPLLGLASVMAIVRCGQRSTMHSPENRIATTVLVIGTGGAGLRAAIELAERGVSVLAVGKRPKADAHTSLAAGGINAALATMDPEDSWQQHAADTLKESYLLANPQTVQIVTGGAARGIEDLERYGMPFAREQDGRISQRFFGAHTYRRTAYAGDYTGLEIQRTLINRAAQLDVPILDTVYITRILVRDNAVFGAYGFDLTDGTRYVIHADAVILAAGGHTRIWRRTSSRRDENTGDSFRLAVLAGCRIRDPELVQFHPSGLIAPENAAGTLVSEAARGEGGILRNQLGERFMSRYDPDRMELSTRDRVALAAYTEIKEGRGTPDGGVWLDVSHLPRQTIMTRLPRVYQTLLELQMLDITKDPIEIAPTAHYSMGGVWVRPEDHGTGVDGLYAIGEAASGLHGANRLGGNSLIELLVFGRIVGQAAAEYSAGLEAQRRSAEALDAARAEVDELLAADGPENVRALQRALRNIMTEHAGVVRDESGLLKGLAELTAVEARIADVGVHPDIAGFQDLAHAFDLKSAALAARATMETALERRETRGCHNRSDYPDLDPALQVNLVWAGPGSVQKEAIPPIPAEIAALMREVSTAGKLVE; encoded by the coding sequence GTGTGGCTGTCGTCGTTCGGCGCCGGCCACACCTTCGACTGGTCCAGCACCGCGCAGTCACGGGGTCACGCAGTGGAGTGGATGTCACAAATCACGCCGCTACTCGGTCTTGCTTCTGTAATGGCTATCGTCCGATGCGGCCAAAGGAGCACCATGCACTCGCCAGAGAACCGGATCGCCACGACTGTCCTGGTCATCGGCACAGGAGGCGCCGGGCTGCGGGCGGCCATCGAACTCGCCGAGCGCGGGGTCAGCGTCCTCGCGGTGGGCAAGCGGCCGAAGGCGGACGCGCACACCTCGCTCGCGGCGGGCGGTATCAATGCGGCGCTCGCGACGATGGACCCCGAGGACAGCTGGCAGCAACACGCGGCGGACACCCTCAAAGAGAGCTACCTCCTCGCCAACCCGCAGACGGTGCAGATCGTCACCGGGGGTGCCGCGCGCGGCATCGAGGACCTCGAGCGCTACGGCATGCCGTTCGCCCGCGAACAGGACGGGCGAATCTCGCAGCGCTTCTTCGGCGCCCATACCTACCGGCGCACCGCCTACGCCGGCGATTACACCGGGCTTGAGATCCAACGCACCCTGATCAACCGTGCGGCGCAGCTCGATGTCCCCATCCTCGACACCGTGTACATCACCCGCATCCTCGTCCGCGACAATGCGGTCTTCGGCGCGTACGGATTCGACCTGACCGATGGCACCCGCTACGTCATTCATGCCGATGCGGTGATCCTGGCCGCCGGCGGCCACACCCGGATCTGGCGGCGCACCTCCTCACGGAGGGACGAGAACACCGGCGATTCCTTCCGCCTCGCCGTCCTCGCCGGCTGCCGCATCCGCGACCCGGAGCTGGTGCAGTTCCACCCATCCGGTCTCATCGCACCCGAGAACGCGGCCGGCACTCTGGTCTCCGAAGCGGCACGGGGCGAGGGCGGAATCCTGCGTAACCAGTTGGGTGAGCGGTTCATGTCCCGGTACGACCCGGACCGGATGGAGTTGTCCACGCGCGACCGCGTCGCACTGGCGGCGTACACAGAGATCAAAGAAGGCCGTGGGACCCCGGATGGCGGCGTCTGGCTGGATGTGTCGCACCTGCCGAGACAGACGATCATGACGCGGTTGCCTCGCGTCTACCAGACGCTCCTGGAACTGCAGATGCTCGACATCACCAAGGATCCGATCGAGATCGCGCCGACCGCGCACTACTCGATGGGCGGAGTGTGGGTACGTCCCGAGGACCACGGCACGGGCGTCGACGGCCTGTACGCGATCGGGGAGGCGGCCAGCGGCCTGCACGGCGCCAACCGCCTCGGCGGCAACTCACTCATCGAGCTTCTTGTCTTCGGCCGCATCGTCGGGCAGGCGGCGGCCGAGTATTCCGCGGGCCTCGAGGCCCAGCGCCGCTCGGCCGAGGCGCTCGACGCGGCACGGGCAGAGGTGGACGAACTCCTCGCCGCAGACGGCCCCGAGAACGTGCGTGCACTGCAGCGAGCCCTCCGCAACATCATGACGGAGCATGCCGGCGTGGTGCGCGACGAGAGCGGACTGCTCAAAGGCCTCGCCGAACTCACCGCGGTCGAGGCGCGCATCGCCGATGTCGGCGTACACCCGGACATCGCCGGCTTCCAGGACCTGGCTCACGCCTTCGACCTGAAGTCCGCGGCGCTCGCCGCACGCGCGACGATGGAGACGGCACTTGAGCGTCGCGAGACCCGCGGCTGCCACAACCGTTCCGACTACCCCGATCTCGACCCCGCCCTGCAGGTCAACCTCGTGTGGGCCGGTCCCGGATCGGTGCAGAAGGAGGCCATCCCTCCGATTCCCGCCGAGATCGCGGCGCTCATGCGCGAGGTCTCGACCGCCGGAAAGCTCGTCGAGTAG
- a CDS encoding nitroreductase → MDIYQAVTSRRAVRGFTDRPVPREVLERVLSAAAWAPSGSNLQPWHIYVLTGEPLAELKRRAGKRVAAGDPWDEREYEMYPSALKSPYHERRSAFGRERYSALGVAREDWEARQRAAADNWQCFGAPAALFCYIDRDMGRPQWADLGMYLQTVMLLLRAEGLHSCPQMAWSVYRKTVAEVLSPPDGLILFCGMSIGFEDATVRYIRTGRAPLDETVTFVEGSALPSHVA, encoded by the coding sequence TTGGACATTTATCAGGCGGTCACGAGCCGTCGGGCGGTGCGCGGATTCACCGACCGGCCTGTCCCGCGGGAGGTGCTGGAGCGGGTGCTGTCCGCCGCGGCCTGGGCGCCGTCCGGATCGAACCTGCAACCCTGGCACATCTACGTGCTGACCGGTGAGCCGCTGGCGGAGCTCAAAAGGCGCGCTGGCAAGCGCGTGGCCGCAGGCGATCCTTGGGACGAGCGGGAGTACGAGATGTACCCGTCCGCGCTGAAGTCCCCCTACCATGAGCGCCGATCCGCGTTCGGCAGGGAGCGCTACAGCGCACTCGGTGTTGCACGTGAGGACTGGGAAGCGCGCCAGAGGGCCGCTGCCGACAACTGGCAGTGTTTCGGCGCGCCCGCCGCCCTGTTCTGCTACATCGACCGCGACATGGGCCGGCCCCAATGGGCCGACCTCGGCATGTATCTGCAGACCGTCATGCTGCTGCTGCGCGCCGAAGGGCTGCACAGCTGCCCGCAGATGGCGTGGTCGGTCTATCGCAAGACCGTCGCGGAGGTCCTGTCACCGCCGGACGGGCTCATCCTCTTCTGTGGCATGTCCATCGGGTTCGAGGACGCCACGGTGCGTTACATCCGTACGGGCCGGGCGCCGCTCGACGAGACGGTCACGTTCGTCGAAGGTTCAGCACTGCCGTCGCACGTGGCGTGA
- a CDS encoding winged helix-turn-helix transcriptional regulator has translation MGTNGVDIAARLATASLRGCGVERTLKVLDGKWSTLIIRELLTGSKRFGELRSALGDPSAKTLTERLRMLENQQILTRTVYAEVPPRVVYELTEQGQSLSGILYAMLVWGEEHPLIEESQEQSGPRRATS, from the coding sequence ATGGGAACTAACGGGGTGGACATCGCCGCCCGCCTGGCCACGGCGTCCCTGCGCGGGTGCGGCGTCGAGCGGACGCTCAAGGTCCTCGACGGCAAGTGGTCCACGCTGATCATCCGTGAGTTGCTGACCGGCTCCAAGCGGTTCGGCGAACTGCGCTCGGCACTGGGCGACCCCAGCGCCAAGACGCTCACCGAGCGGCTACGGATGCTGGAGAACCAGCAGATCCTCACTCGCACCGTGTACGCGGAGGTGCCGCCCCGAGTCGTCTACGAGCTCACAGAACAGGGCCAGAGCCTCAGCGGCATCCTGTACGCCATGCTGGTGTGGGGTGAGGAGCATCCCCTCATCGAGGAGTCCCAGGAACAGAGCGGTCCCAGACGTGCGACATCCTGA
- a CDS encoding NmrA family NAD(P)-binding protein, with the protein MNTSIVVVHGATGTQGAPVVRRLLSAGHRVRAAVRDTSTADLPTGAEPVFADLSVPESLTHAYAGADAVIVQLPLVFAADAAVPQAEAVLAALKGGAVPRAVLNTGGPTPSAPTGVPFVDARVLLATELPGVVDTATVLAPAFTYMENLAAPWSLPRVAAGEAAYPLPAELPVPWLALDDLADVVAGLVTDPAPPPVRIAAGPQSLTGHQVAAELAAALGREVRWRTVEPEEYERMLAPFTGAETAAGIAAAYTPPPPGTPPPPAPDPAVIATGTTTLREWATRQDWHL; encoded by the coding sequence ATGAACACATCCATCGTTGTCGTCCATGGAGCGACCGGCACCCAGGGAGCCCCCGTCGTCCGGCGGCTGCTCTCCGCGGGCCACCGCGTCCGCGCCGCGGTCCGCGACACCTCCACGGCTGACCTGCCCACGGGCGCCGAACCCGTCTTCGCCGACCTGTCCGTGCCCGAGTCCCTGACACACGCCTACGCCGGGGCCGATGCGGTCATCGTGCAACTGCCGCTGGTCTTCGCCGCCGATGCGGCCGTGCCGCAGGCCGAGGCGGTACTCGCCGCGCTCAAGGGCGGTGCGGTGCCCAGAGCGGTGCTCAACACCGGCGGCCCGACGCCCAGCGCGCCCACCGGCGTGCCCTTCGTGGACGCCCGGGTCCTGCTGGCCACCGAGCTGCCGGGCGTCGTGGACACGGCAACCGTCCTCGCGCCGGCGTTCACGTACATGGAGAATCTGGCGGCCCCCTGGTCGCTCCCACGCGTGGCCGCAGGTGAGGCCGCCTACCCGCTGCCGGCAGAGCTTCCGGTGCCCTGGCTGGCGCTCGACGACCTGGCCGACGTCGTCGCCGGGCTCGTCACCGACCCCGCCCCACCGCCGGTGCGGATCGCAGCCGGCCCCCAGTCCCTGACCGGCCACCAGGTCGCCGCGGAACTCGCCGCGGCGCTGGGCCGCGAGGTGCGGTGGCGGACGGTCGAGCCGGAGGAGTATGAGCGGATGCTGGCCCCGTTCACCGGTGCCGAGACAGCCGCGGGCATCGCCGCCGCCTATACCCCGCCCCCGCCGGGAACACCGCCGCCTCCGGCGCCGGACCCAGCGGTGATCGCGACCGGGACGACGACCCTGCGCGAATGGGCCACGCGGCAGGACTGGCATCTCTGA
- a CDS encoding aldo/keto reductase produces MSDDAESIRTIHRALEPGVTFLDTAGIYGPYVNEELVGRALKGHRDQVVLATKFGFVSHSRGGPGRLDSSPANIRTAVEGSLERLGTDHIGLYYQHRVDPNTPIEERSTRCGRGMWRRTSPPTASS; encoded by the coding sequence GTGAGCGACGACGCCGAGTCCATCCGCACCATCCACCGGGCGCTGGAGCCGGGCGTCACATTCCTTGACACCGCCGGGATCTACGGCCCGTACGTCAACGAGGAGCTGGTCGGCAGGGCGCTGAAGGGCCACAGGGACCAGGTCGTGCTGGCGACGAAGTTCGGCTTCGTCTCGCACTCGCGCGGGGGCCCGGGCCGGCTCGACAGCAGCCCGGCCAACATCCGTACCGCCGTCGAGGGCTCGCTCGAGCGGCTCGGCACCGACCACATCGGCCTGTACTACCAGCACCGGGTCGACCCGAACACGCCGATCGAGGAGAGGAGTACTCGCTGTGGACGCGGGATGTGGAGGAGAACATCGCCGCCGACGGCATCCAGCTGA
- a CDS encoding MFS transporter, with amino-acid sequence MTTCSTSLPDATALGKRPSRLRLDLPDLVWALAATHFVSRAGGVAQSFLVLYLTQEQQLAPTTAGAVVAAVGAGGIGSQMLGGWLGDRIGRRHTMLVGFLGTAVTLIALGSADTVPAIWAAALGVGLMADLFRPVGSAVVADLHPRQRVRAFGLLFWAANLGFSVATVTAGVLAQHGYGLLFWINATAAIIAALIVWRRIPETRPPTPKQTRRALLPVLLRDRPMIAMVLLYVAYFTLFLQTFATLPLVMTADGHGPATYGAVLALNGILIVVGQPLAVRLLAGRDPSAVLAVSMLMVGAGAGLTALVENGAGYAGSVLVWTLGQIGIAVMFGATFADLAPADLRGRYMGVASATWSVGAVFGPLVGTVLLDHAGREALGAVCAITGVALFAGQQALGPALRRRTAAQADGQP; translated from the coding sequence ATGACGACCTGCAGCACATCCCTTCCGGACGCGACAGCGCTCGGCAAGCGACCATCCCGCCTGCGGCTGGACCTGCCCGACCTGGTCTGGGCCCTGGCGGCGACTCATTTCGTGAGTCGAGCCGGCGGAGTCGCGCAGTCGTTCCTCGTGCTCTATCTGACCCAGGAGCAGCAGCTGGCGCCGACGACCGCGGGTGCGGTGGTCGCGGCGGTCGGAGCCGGGGGCATCGGATCCCAGATGCTCGGCGGCTGGCTGGGCGACCGGATCGGCCGACGCCACACCATGCTGGTGGGGTTCTTGGGAACCGCTGTGACGCTTATTGCGCTCGGCTCGGCCGATACGGTGCCGGCGATCTGGGCGGCGGCACTCGGTGTCGGGCTGATGGCGGACCTGTTCCGCCCGGTTGGGTCTGCTGTGGTGGCCGACCTCCATCCCAGGCAGCGGGTCCGGGCCTTCGGGTTGCTGTTCTGGGCGGCCAACCTCGGCTTCTCCGTCGCCACGGTCACCGCCGGGGTCCTGGCCCAGCATGGGTACGGACTCTTGTTCTGGATCAACGCCACGGCCGCGATCATCGCGGCGCTGATCGTCTGGCGCCGGATTCCCGAGACCCGGCCGCCGACACCGAAACAGACCCGGCGAGCGCTGCTGCCAGTGCTCCTGCGCGACCGACCGATGATCGCCATGGTGTTGCTCTACGTCGCCTACTTCACCCTGTTCCTGCAGACGTTCGCGACGCTACCGCTGGTCATGACGGCAGATGGTCACGGCCCTGCGACGTACGGCGCGGTGCTGGCCCTGAACGGGATCCTCATCGTGGTAGGCCAACCACTGGCGGTACGGCTGCTCGCTGGTCGCGATCCCAGCGCGGTGCTGGCTGTTTCCATGCTCATGGTCGGTGCCGGCGCCGGTTTGACCGCCCTCGTAGAGAATGGTGCCGGCTATGCGGGATCGGTCCTGGTCTGGACTCTCGGCCAGATCGGCATCGCCGTCATGTTCGGCGCCACCTTCGCCGACCTCGCACCGGCAGACCTGCGCGGCAGGTACATGGGCGTCGCCTCCGCCACATGGAGTGTCGGTGCCGTGTTCGGCCCGCTGGTCGGCACCGTACTGCTCGACCATGCCGGACGAGAGGCCCTGGGAGCGGTGTGTGCGATCACCGGGGTCGCTCTCTTCGCCGGCCAGCAAGCGCTCGGTCCGGCGCTCCGCCGCCGAACCGCAGCGCAAGCAGACGGTCAGCCATGA
- a CDS encoding LysR family transcriptional regulator, with protein sequence MADLELRHLRTMAAIAEEGTFGQAASRLGYTQSSVSQQIAALEKAVGGAVFDRPGGPRPVRITPLGEVVLAHGRDLLTKAEALADAVDRFKAGNGRIDIGTFQGATRLILPAVVRRLLDEHPGCDIRLSEVEPEDPQIGELDLLFHYGRIEGDVEHVELLDEPYLLVAGTGAFPDGPVRVKLLDDAPMVAWPPTHHQKWLERALASHGARPRIVFRTAGHETILSMVRAGIGSAVLPWLALHGSDAWSDDRLTIHQLRPSPASTWYLYWPAGRTQSPLATRAVDIAVEAANELANQALRSGPCHQPHSS encoded by the coding sequence ATGGCTGACCTCGAGCTGCGCCACCTGAGGACCATGGCCGCCATCGCCGAGGAAGGAACGTTCGGGCAAGCGGCGAGCCGGCTTGGCTACACCCAATCGTCGGTGAGCCAGCAGATCGCCGCGCTGGAGAAGGCCGTCGGTGGCGCCGTCTTTGACCGGCCCGGCGGTCCTAGGCCGGTACGGATCACTCCCCTTGGCGAGGTGGTCTTGGCCCACGGGCGCGATCTGCTCACGAAGGCGGAGGCGCTGGCCGACGCCGTCGATCGCTTCAAGGCGGGTAACGGCCGGATCGACATCGGCACCTTCCAGGGCGCGACCAGGCTCATCCTGCCGGCCGTCGTGCGCCGGCTGCTAGATGAGCACCCCGGGTGCGACATCAGGCTGTCCGAGGTGGAACCGGAGGATCCGCAGATCGGAGAGCTTGACCTGTTGTTCCACTACGGCCGGATCGAAGGCGACGTCGAGCACGTCGAGCTGCTCGACGAGCCGTACCTTCTGGTGGCCGGAACCGGCGCATTCCCCGATGGCCCGGTACGGGTCAAGCTGCTCGACGATGCTCCCATGGTCGCCTGGCCTCCCACCCATCACCAAAAATGGTTGGAGCGGGCGCTCGCCAGCCACGGCGCGCGGCCACGGATCGTGTTTCGAACCGCCGGCCACGAAACCATCTTGTCGATGGTGCGGGCGGGCATAGGCTCGGCGGTGCTGCCATGGCTGGCCCTCCACGGATCCGATGCCTGGTCCGACGACCGGCTCACCATCCACCAACTGCGACCATCGCCCGCCTCCACGTGGTACCTGTACTGGCCCGCCGGACGCACCCAATCGCCACTCGCGACCCGAGCCGTCGACATCGCCGTCGAAGCGGCCAACGAGCTGGCCAACCAGGCCCTCCGCTCGGGTCCGTGTCACCAGCCGCATAGTAGCTGA
- a CDS encoding pyridoxamine 5'-phosphate oxidase family protein, which translates to MAEFEPTPEPLSSPRGTPLTALSWADVQTRVAEADDFLLATTDPDGRPHVVPVLGVWLEGTVCFVTFRQARKARNLARNNGCAVTVPGHDVDLVLEGAARLMRNAARLQKVADLFPAKYPWWHPFVRDGEFYDPADTGLNDPRHVYAVEPAQVFAFGKEEGFSATRWRF; encoded by the coding sequence ATGGCAGAGTTCGAGCCGACTCCCGAGCCACTGTCCAGCCCGCGCGGCACACCCCTGACAGCGCTCAGCTGGGCGGACGTACAGACGCGCGTGGCCGAGGCGGACGACTTCCTGCTCGCAACCACCGACCCGGATGGGCGGCCGCACGTGGTGCCGGTGCTGGGTGTATGGCTCGAAGGAACGGTCTGTTTCGTCACCTTCCGGCAGGCTCGCAAGGCCCGCAACCTCGCGCGGAACAACGGCTGCGCGGTCACCGTGCCCGGTCATGATGTCGACTTGGTTCTCGAAGGCGCCGCCCGTCTCATGCGGAACGCCGCCCGACTACAGAAAGTTGCGGACCTGTTTCCGGCCAAGTATCCGTGGTGGCATCCGTTCGTCAGAGATGGCGAGTTCTACGATCCGGCCGACACCGGCCTCAATGATCCTCGGCACGTCTACGCGGTTGAGCCGGCACAGGTGTTCGCATTCGGCAAGGAGGAAGGGTTCAGCGCCACCCGCTGGCGCTTCTAG
- a CDS encoding (R)-mandelonitrile lyase — MEVLKKRPTSKGPAEWFTGDVWFDVIYAGAEPSRMRVNIVRFAPCSRTAWHRHATGQTLHVTEGIGLAQSRGGQIVVMRPGDTVRTPPGEWHWHGAAPDHFMAHLAMWEGTGDAGVPETEWGEQVTDEEYRAHPTIG; from the coding sequence ATGGAAGTCCTGAAAAAACGCCCCACCAGTAAGGGCCCGGCCGAATGGTTCACCGGTGACGTGTGGTTCGACGTCATCTACGCCGGCGCCGAGCCTTCGCGGATGCGGGTCAACATCGTGCGCTTCGCGCCCTGCTCGCGTACCGCCTGGCACCGCCACGCCACCGGGCAGACCCTGCACGTCACCGAGGGCATCGGCCTGGCGCAGTCCCGCGGCGGCCAGATCGTCGTCATGCGGCCCGGCGACACCGTCCGCACCCCGCCCGGCGAGTGGCACTGGCACGGAGCCGCCCCCGACCACTTCATGGCCCACCTGGCCATGTGGGAGGGCACCGGCGATGCGGGCGTACCCGAAACCGAGTGGGGTGAGCAGGTCACTGATGAGGAGTACCGCGCCCACCCCACGATCGGCTGA